One Turneriella parva DSM 21527 genomic region harbors:
- a CDS encoding glycosyltransferase family 2 protein, translating to MQVDVIIAAYERAELLIEAAQSVLTQTHTDLNLIIVDDASPQPLAERVLIADRRMRFVRLEKNRGPGGARNAGVSAGRAPLVAFLDSDDLWRETKLEKQVRQFSAEPSLQWTHSNEEWQRHGVVVTQRAEHRKQGGSFLERAFGRCLIANSAVVFRRGFYEKHRGFNAHFPVCSDFELWLRMLADAPIGFLEETLVVKRAGDWPQVSSTPETDRYRVLALHRFYRDRRKAGLALSAAEALLDEAIYKCQILVKGAQKYQRPEAARRYQAWLTLLTARRTRPIR from the coding sequence ATGCAGGTTGACGTCATCATCGCGGCCTATGAGCGCGCTGAGCTGTTGATTGAGGCCGCGCAGAGCGTGCTCACGCAGACGCACACCGATTTGAACCTTATTATCGTCGATGATGCCTCACCGCAGCCACTGGCTGAGCGGGTTTTGATCGCCGACCGGCGAATGCGATTTGTGAGGTTAGAGAAAAACCGGGGGCCCGGCGGCGCGCGTAATGCGGGTGTATCAGCAGGCAGAGCGCCGCTGGTCGCATTTCTCGACAGCGACGACCTCTGGCGTGAAACGAAGCTTGAAAAACAGGTTCGGCAATTCTCAGCCGAACCGTCTCTGCAATGGACGCATAGCAATGAAGAATGGCAGCGCCACGGTGTAGTGGTGACGCAACGCGCCGAACACCGCAAACAGGGTGGCTCGTTTCTTGAACGCGCCTTTGGCCGGTGCCTGATTGCCAATTCGGCTGTGGTGTTCAGGCGTGGCTTTTACGAGAAACATCGCGGTTTTAATGCGCATTTTCCCGTTTGCAGTGACTTCGAACTGTGGTTACGCATGCTTGCCGACGCACCGATTGGGTTTCTCGAAGAGACGCTGGTCGTTAAGCGGGCGGGTGATTGGCCGCAAGTGAGCAGTACACCTGAAACAGACCGCTACCGTGTGCTGGCGCTGCACCGCTTCTACCGCGACAGACGCAAGGCAGGCCTCGCATTAAGCGCGGCCGAAGCGCTGCTCGATGAGGCGATCTACAAGTGCCAGATTTTGGTGAAAGGTGCACAGAAATACCAGCGCCCCGAAGCCGCAAGGCGCTATCAGGCCTGGTTGACTTTACTGACTGCCCGCCGCACCCGACCCATACGCTGA